One Baekduia alba genomic window, CGTCATGAGCCCGCCGGACCATCGCCCGCCGCCCGCGCGCCTCGGGGTGCTGCCCGAGCAGTACTTCACGCAGATCCTCGCGGCCGCCGCCCGCGCCCGCGCCCAGCCCGGCGCGCCGTTCATCGACCTCGGCCGCGGCAACCCGGATCTCCCGCCGCCGCCGCACGCGATCGCCGCGCTGCGCGCCGCGGCGCTGGAAGTCGACACGCCGCTGGTCCACGGCTACCCGCCGTTCCGCGGACATGCCGACCTGAAGGAGGCGATCGCGCACCGCTACGCCGTCGACCACGGCGTGCAGCTCGACCCCGAGCGCGAGGTCGCGGTCATCCCCGGGACCAAGACGGGGATCATGCTCGCCTGCCTGGCGACCGCGGAGGACGGCGACGCGATCCTGCTGCCCGACCCCGGCTATCCGGACTACCTGTCGGGCGCCGCGCTGGCGCGGGCGCGCGTGCTCCCGCTGCCGCTCGACGCCAGCGCGGGCTTCCAGCCGGACTTCGACGCGGCGAGTGGGGCCGCCCGGGTCGCGCTGGCCGTCCTCAACTACCCGTCCAACCCGACCGCCGCGCTCGAGCGGCCCGGCACGTTCGAGGCCGCCGTGGCCTACGCGCACGCGCGCGGCGCCTGGGTCCTGAACGACCTGGCCTACGGCTTCCTGGCCTACGACGGCGCCCGCGCGCGGTCGATCCTGGAGGTCGACGGCGCGCGCGACGTCGCGCTCGAGCTCTGGTCGCCGTCCAAGATCTACGGGATGGCCGGCTGGCGGATCGGCTTCGCGGTCGGCAACCCCACGCTCGTCGCGCGGATCCAGGACCTCGTCGACCACCTCACCGCCGGCGTGTGGACCGGGCTGCAGCGCGGCCTGGCCGCCGCGCTGCGCTCCGACCAGGCCGACGTCACGGAGCGCCGCGCGGTCTACGCGCGCCGCCGCGATGTCGTGGTCCGGACGCTGACCGCGGCGGGGGCGCCGCCGGCTCCGGCCGAAGGCTCCTTCTTCGTCTGGTGGCCGCTGCCGGGCGGCGTGACGCCCGAGTCGCTGATCGCGCAGGCGCGCGTCGGCGTCGCGCCGGGCCAGGGGTTCGGCGGCGGTGGCGCCGGCTACGCGCGCCTGTCGCTCGCGGTCGCCGACGACGAGCTCGCCGAGGCCGTCGCGCGGCTCGCGGCGGCAGGCACCTGACACACCGGCGCGCGCAGCACGTTAGATTCAGGTGCATGGCTGAGGCCACGGTGCTCGTGGTGGACGACGACGCAGGCTTCCGCGCCTACGTGCGCGCGGCGCTGGAGGGCGAGCGCTTCCGGGTGGTCGAGGGCGAGAGCGGCCCCGACGCCGTCACGGTCGCGCTCCGCGAGCGTCCCGACGCCATCCTGCTGGACTGGCGGATGCCGGGCCAGAGCGGGATCACGGCCTGCCGCAACCTGCGCGCCGAGCCGACCCTGGCCGGCGTGCGCATCGCCATGATCACCGGCCTGGACGACGAGCGCGACCGCACGCTGGCCCGCCACGCCGGCGCCGACGCCTTCCTGGTCAAGGACCCCGACCCGGACGCGCTCGCGCGCCAGGTCCGCCGGCTGCTGGACGCCGGCCCCGCGCCCGTCACACCGTAATCGCGGGCGCTGAGCGCCGCACAGCGGCGGGTTTCGCCCCGCCGGGGCGGGGGAATGGGTCGGGCCTCTCGTTCTTCCACGCCTTCAGGGGAGGCCTACACCTTGCGCATCAGAACGGTCCTTTGCGCGTCTGCGGCCGTGATCTCGGCCAGCGCGATCGGCGGCATCGCGGCGAGCGGCACGTCGGCTCAGGGCGGCGACGCCCGCACGTTCGTCGTCCTGCTCGACCCGTCCGCCTCGACCGACGCGGCCACGCAGTCCATCCAGCAGGCCGGCGGCTCGGTCGAGAAGCTCAACACGGCGGTCGGCGTCGCGACGGTCCGCTCGACCAACGCGGACTTCGCCCAGCAGGTGCGGGCCAAGCCCGCCATCCAGGGCGCGGCGGCCGACCGCGAGATCGGGCAGGTCCCCGCCGAGTCGCGCACGCACCGCGAGCAGGCCGAGATCGAGCGCCTGCAGGCCCAGCGCGACGCCCAGCGCGGCGCGCCCGGCGTGACGCCGAACGTCGCGACGCCCGGCGACCCGCTGTCGTCGCTGCAGTGGGACATGCAGGCGATGCACGCCACGGTCGACGGGTCCTACAAGGTCCAGCAGGGCACCAAGGACGTCCGCGTCGGCATCATCGACACCGGCGTCGACGGCTCCCATCCCGACATCGCACCGAACTTCGACCGCGACCTGAGCCGCAACTTCACCGTCGACGACCCGGTCATCGACGGCGCGTGCGACACCGACCCGGACGGCTCGTGCGACGACCCGGCCGACGTCGACGAGGACGGCCACGGCACGCACGTCGCCGGCACGATCGCCGCCCCGCTCAACGGGCTGGGCATCGCGGGCGTCGCGCCGCGCGTCGACATCGTCAACCTGCGCGCGGGTCAGGACTCCGGCTACTTCTTCATCCAGCCGGTCGTCGACGCCCTCACCTACGCGGGCGACCACGGGATCGACGTGGTCAACATGTCGTTCTACATCGACCCGTGGCTCTACAACTGCACCGCCAACCCGGCGGACTCGCCGGAGGAGCAGGCCGAGCAGCAGACGATCATCCAGGCCACGCAGCGCGCGCTGGCCTACGCGCGCCAGCGCGGCGTGTCGCTGGTGGCCGCCGAGGGCAACGAGTCGACCGACCTCGGCCGTCCGGACTTCGACGACACGAGCCCGGACTACCCGCCGGACGCCGCGCACGACCGCAACGTCGACAACTCGTGCCTGAACCTGCCGACCGAGGGCGAAGGCGTCATCGGCGTCACCGCCACCGGCCC contains:
- a CDS encoding response regulator, whose product is MAEATVLVVDDDAGFRAYVRAALEGERFRVVEGESGPDAVTVALRERPDAILLDWRMPGQSGITACRNLRAEPTLAGVRIAMITGLDDERDRTLARHAGADAFLVKDPDPDALARQVRRLLDAGPAPVTP
- a CDS encoding S8 family serine peptidase is translated as MISASAIGGIAASGTSAQGGDARTFVVLLDPSASTDAATQSIQQAGGSVEKLNTAVGVATVRSTNADFAQQVRAKPAIQGAAADREIGQVPAESRTHREQAEIERLQAQRDAQRGAPGVTPNVATPGDPLSSLQWDMQAMHATVDGSYKVQQGTKDVRVGIIDTGVDGSHPDIAPNFDRDLSRNFTVDDPVIDGACDTDPDGSCDDPADVDEDGHGTHVAGTIAAPLNGLGIAGVAPRVDIVNLRAGQDSGYFFIQPVVDALTYAGDHGIDVVNMSFYIDPWLYNCTANPADSPEEQAEQQTIIQATQRALAYARQRGVSLVAAEGNESTDLGRPDFDDTSPDYPPDAAHDRNVDNSCLNLPTEGEGVIGVTATGPSGRKAYYSNYGTEQADVAAPGGDYRDFYGTDKYKTPGNLILAPYPESVGRAAGDIDAAGNPTTPFVVKDTKNGQAAYYQYLQGTSMATPHVVGVVALIVSEFGKKDRSQGGLTLPPDRVQNILQKTATDTPCPSPRLYEYQSDDLGPEYNAYCEGPAKRNGFFGDGVVDALAAVQPRG
- a CDS encoding aminotransferase class I/II-fold pyridoxal phosphate-dependent enzyme; the protein is MSPPDHRPPPARLGVLPEQYFTQILAAAARARAQPGAPFIDLGRGNPDLPPPPHAIAALRAAALEVDTPLVHGYPPFRGHADLKEAIAHRYAVDHGVQLDPEREVAVIPGTKTGIMLACLATAEDGDAILLPDPGYPDYLSGAALARARVLPLPLDASAGFQPDFDAASGAARVALAVLNYPSNPTAALERPGTFEAAVAYAHARGAWVLNDLAYGFLAYDGARARSILEVDGARDVALELWSPSKIYGMAGWRIGFAVGNPTLVARIQDLVDHLTAGVWTGLQRGLAAALRSDQADVTERRAVYARRRDVVVRTLTAAGAPPAPAEGSFFVWWPLPGGVTPESLIAQARVGVAPGQGFGGGGAGYARLSLAVADDELAEAVARLAAAGT